TTCTAATAATCACACCGTCGTCTGTCAGCTCAAAGTTATTGTGATTGCGGTCAACAATAATTTGTAATTTCCCAAAATACTTTGACACCATATCAGCGATTGCTTTTCGATTATTTTCTGCCCAATCGCAAACATCAAGAAATACTTTATCAAATTCACTTGGTTTCTCAATCAGGTGGTCAACTATTTTAGATTCATTTCTCGAACCTGTATGAATCAAAAAGTAAATAAAGTCATCGTCATATGATTCCAACGCATCAAGAAAGTGATTTCCTGAACCAAGGTCTCCTAATTTACCTTTATTGTTTTTTAAGTCATGGTAAATCTTATCCCAATCCGTTTCTTTAAAATCGGAACGTTTCACTTCCGATTTAGCTAAAAGCATTCCACATCCACAATCCGAGACTGCAAATTTCCTCCAGTCTGCTTGTTTTGTATAGACAACAGTTCCTGTCGGTAAAGGGGATTTTCCAGGACATGCATCTGGGAAAAATATTACTTTCTCCGCTTGCAGTTCTCTTGGCAACCATCCATATAATTTGTTTATCGGTTCTGCTGAATAATTTATCAATTCCATAATCTTATCTCTGTGCAATGTCGTCCTTTACAATTGCTGGTAACGGTTTCGTATAACCGTCAGTTACGGGTTTTAAATTACTATTTTTTGATTAATAACTGACGCTCGCAATTCCGAGTGGATTCGGACGTAGTCGAATCCGCCGTAATTGCGGTTATACATTGTTGTAAAACGTTTTTTGTTTTTTTAAAATTTGCTTTATTACTTCTTTAGCATTTTTAAAGTCAAGTCCTGGTTTCATTTTCGGATGATATAGCATTTTAATGATTTCCTTATCCATTTTTGAATATTCCACAGTTATAATGCTATCTAATTTATTCTGATAAAACACACTATTAGAATATTTTTCCGAATCATTCATTAAACCTATACTTTGTGTTATTTCCTCTACAATAGTTGTCTCAATAGATTCCTTTGGTTGTAGAATATCTATAAATATTCTTGCGTCACTAATATGGAAGGTTTCTGTGTCAAATCCAATATCTGCTATTCCATTAATTTCTGTCTCAATATTCTCAAATAAGTCGGGCATTAATGGTTCCAATCTCTCTCTTTCCCTTAAGATAATAAATGCATTAGCCTTTTTGGGGTCGTCTATTAATTGGATGTGAAATTCATCCTTTGTCAGATTATTAATTTTTTCAACTGTCTTTTTAACTAAGGTAACCTCGTAACTAAGATCTTTTTCCTTAATTATAAAAAGTTTCATTGGTTCAGTCCATTTTATAATTCTTTTAGGGTTTGAATCATATTCCGTATTTAAGGCAACTTCGTTGAAGTAATTTACCATTTCAGTATCATATTCGGTAAACTCATATTCCTCGAAGTCAACAAAACTATAAACAGCAATTCCAGCTATTATTAATAGACTAATAAAAAGGGTAGTTTTCTTCTTCAATATTTTGTTTCTCAAATGTTTTACAACGTCCACTGTGTATGGCGTAGTGAGGCGCGCCTCATGGAAAGCCATTGTTGCGCCTCATTAGCTATACACGCTGTTGTATGTAGTTTCGTGTGTAGTTCACGTAGACTTGACTAAATATACATAAAATCGGCGAGGTGCGACAAACAGTGGACGTTGGTATGTAATTAGTAGAAAGGAAGCGTTTGCAAAACGCGATTCTACGTGCCGCAGGCAATTACATACCAACGGTCTTGTATATGAAAAGTAGCGGATTTTTAAGCACTACTTTTCGGTTTATTACTAACTATAAATTTAAAAAATTAAATTTCGTTTAAACTTTAAAACCGCTATTTTTTATATACGTTGTTGGCAACTGGCTTTTATTCAGTGGTCTTTTTCGTGGTTTCATTCCGAAAAGCACTCTCATAATTCTAAAAGGGTAAATGGCAAAACGGTAAATTACTACAATAATAATAAATGAAATAACTAAAAGAACGATAAACTTAGCAGGAATATTTAAGTCTAGTTGAATGATGTAATATGCACAAATTATAATAACTGTTTGATGTAAAATATAAAATGGATAAATAGCTTCGTTCATTCGTTTAAGGTAAAGACTAGGTTTATTGAAGTAAACTTGCCCATATCCTAATATGGTCAAAACAAAACACCAGCCCAATAGACTGCACAGGACATACCAGATATCCCAACGAACAGAAACGGTTAAATAAGGCTCCACGATAGTATTCGGTATGAAATAGTAACCGTAGAATAATAGTGTGCTAATAATGAAGCTATTAAGATGAACAAGTCTAAAGTTCTTCAAATTTTCCCAAAACATTTTTGAACTTGCAAACAAAATACCAGAAATAAAAAAGTAAGTGTAAAAGAATGTTTCTGAAAGATTAGTTAATGAAGAAGACCCAGTTGGATAATACCTTTTTAGTATTACTGTTACAATGATAAGAGGAAGTCCGCTCAATAAAAGTCCCATTTTATAAGAGGATATTTTTTCGAACCAATTTATAAATCCCTCAGATTTTTTGGATTTAAGAAAAATAATTAAAGGAATTATAATTATAGAAATCACATAAAGATTTTCTATAAACCAAAGATGATTAGTTTCAAATCTACCTTCTGTGTATATCTGCCAGTAAGAATTGAATTCATTGATGTATTGATAATATGTTTGAGGTGGTACAATAAATAGCACACCAAAGAAGAGTGGAATTAAAAGTCTTCCTGTACGTTCCTTTAAAAAATGCTTCCAATTCCGCTTAGAAAATGCGAGTACTGTTCCTGTACCAGATATCAAAAATAGTAGAGGAAGTCTAAACTGCTCAAAGTAAACCATTATGTCGTCTAATAATTTGCTAGAATCGGCATTCATAATATGAAAATCATCTCCATTAAAAGGCATACCTAAATGATGGAAATAAACAGCCAAAATAGCAATAACTCTTAACCAATCTAAATCGTGTCTTCTTTTTGAAATACTCATTAATTTTGTTTTTTGGGCAATGATAAAAACAAAATCAACACGGTTTATACTAGTGGGATGAATAGCAACAGAAAGTGACGAAATACAACTGAAAAGGTCGAATTACAAGCTATTGGTTTTTTAAACTGTTATGAACTTGGTTAAATTCTTCAATTTTAGAACGAGAAACAGGGATTGTTCTTTTGGAGTAGTTTTTTAAATAAAGTACATATCCTTGGGCATTTCCAGAAACAGATTCAATTGCGTTAAGGTTTACAACATAAGAGCGATGAGTTTTAAAAATAAACGGATAAGACTTTAATTGGTCTAAAAATTCTTTTAGAGTTAATCTTTTTAAGTCCTTTTCATTAGTATTTGAATAGTCATAAAATATTTCTAAATAGTTACTATCCACTTTTGCGTAAAGAAAAGTCTGAATGTTTAACTCAAAATTCTCCTCTTTTATTGGCGTAACAATTTGAACAGTTGCATTAACGTCATTGATATATTGTTGCGTAACGGATATTTTTTTTAAATCATTTGAGTGCTTAATAATCAAACGATGAAGATTTAATGGTAAAATAATCATCAGCAATAAAATTCCTACTAAAAACGTATTTCTTATTTCTTCCCACAAGTAGCGAAAAGACCAATTATCAGGATTTGTATAAATAAAATCTCGAATCAAGAAGCTAACAAAACCTATAAATAATAGAATTACTGCCAAATGCAAAAACTCCTTGCCTAATGTCCAATTTTCAATATTTTTTATCGATTTTTTGAGCAAGAAAAAATACGTAAAAGCAACAGGGATTGGTAGAACGGAATGTATTACCATAATCCAAAAATTATCTATTTTATGTTCTTCAATATTTACAATAAAAGGTTCAAATAAATAGGTGAAAATAAAACTTGCTATTGCAAGAAAGCAAAGCAATAAGAATACTCTTTTTAATTCCTCATAATAAAATGGGTATGGTTGTTTTATGTAGGCTTTAATTTGCATTAAATTTATTCAGTCAAGTTCGGTTTAGATATTTTTTCAGCTTGTTGCCAACGGTCTAGGCTATGAGTAGTTGCGTGGGTTAGCACTTAACTTTGCAAGTACACACCAAACTGAAAATCCACGAGGATTTTCAGAAGTAGGCGAGAACCAGCCATTAATTATACACGTTGTTAGCCTCTCGTTTTTATCTATTTTTTAAAATCAACTGAAATTGTCATTTCATCCTTTATTTTATTTCAGAAAGCATTTCATCCAGCTGCGTTAATCCACCTTTTAAATCATTTATCAGAAATTGCGATCTTTTATACCGGTTTATCAAGACTGCATAAATTTCATTGTTTCTAATCAATAATTCATAATCTACCGGAAATTTAACTTCGTTGGGTTTGTCGAAAAATATCCACCAACTGGGAATTCCTGATTTTATTAATGCATTTTCTAGATCTTCTTCTCTATTAGCTTCCATTAAAGAGTAATCAGCCGATATTCTTCCAGCGAAGTGTTTCCAGTTAATTAGATTATTAATGAGTTGACCATATTTTTGCTTTTGAATTGGTTCAAAATCTACTTGTGTTTCTAAGTTTAGTCTCTCTGCTGTTATCAAATCTACATTTAGTGTAATAGCTAATAATCTGTGTATGGAATCTTGTGAAATTGTTAAGGTGGCATCTGGTCTCATCAATTCCAATAAGGCCTCATTTCCTTTTATTGAAGTTTCTAAAACGTTTGTGTGAAATTTTAAAAATTCTTGCATTGATTTTATTTCTATTTTCAAGTCAGATAATTGGGTTAACTGAATTTCCTTTTTCTTATTTTTTTCATTCCAATTGTTGACTTGTAATGCAAGCAATATTCCTATCATCACCAATAATATTTCTCCAATAGCATAAATCAAGTATTTTCTTAATCTACCTTCATTCAACAGCTTATGCCTAATTTTTCTAAAGAATTTTATCATTGGTTTTTGTTTATTCTAATGGAGGCTAACGTGTTTGTGTATGATTTCGTTGCGTGTTTAAGCATTAAAGTTAGCAAATAAATTACAGATAGAAAGTCCGCGAGGACTTTCGTAAGTGGGCAATAACTAGCAATGAATTATACACATTGTTGTAGCACGTTTTAATCAGATATTGTTATGATTTCAAATTTCCAACCTTTATCTGTTTTATGGTTTTTGTTAATATTTGGTGATTTTATTCCAGTATAAATCATTCCTGCTGCTGGCAGAACCAACCAAAATGCAGTTGAATCGGCTAATATTCCAATTATAAAGCCAAATCCAGCTGTTATAGCTCCTCCGTAAATAAGAAATCCAGAAGTAAAAATGGAAGTTAAAAGAGGATTCCGCTTCAATGAATCAATATCAGACAAATCTATTCGGACATTATCAACAACAATTGTACTATTATTTTCTATCTTATATCGGCCTTTAATTTTTCGACCATCAAATGTCTTTAGCTTTATTCTTTTGTTCTCTTTAATAATTTTTTCTTTGTTGGTATTAATATTGGTGATTTTTATAGCCTGATTTTGTGCTATAATTTGATTAAAAAAGAATAAACTAATAATAATTAAAAGGATTTTTTTCATTACAAATATTTTTTTAGGTAGATGCAGGAATAACTAGATGGTTGCGTCAAATGTGATACAACGTGTTTGTGTATGGTTAGTTGCGTGAGCGACTAAAGATAGCAAAAGGGGACGAGTCTGAGGAAAATTCGGAGAATTTTCCGATTGGCAGGAAGAAACTCTCGCAATTAATTATACACGGTGTTGTGCGTTCGTTTTTTAATTCATAATGCTATCTAATTCGAATATTAATCTTTCAGCATTTCTTGGTCGAGTTACTGACTTCTTAATTATCTTTCCTTTATTCGATATAATCATATATTTTGGAAAACTAGTTACAGTTCCAGAGTCTGTTTTTCTTGAATATTGAAGATTCCATTCATATCCTTGTGGAAGATTTATATGATAGCCTTTTAAATCATATTTTTTAATTAATTTTTTCCACTCATATTCATTAAAAAATCCGTTTATATCATCAGCAGTGTATAAAAAAATAAGGTTTTGTTTATTATATTTTTTTTGCAACATTTTCATCGAGTTGATGTCTTCTCGAAAGTCTTTCCAGTCTGCTCGATTGTTCAAGGTTGCATAAACATATTTGTTTTTCAATTCATCAAGTTGAAATATCTCTTCGTAATTATGATTTTTACTTTCTTCAATTTTCAGGAAATGAATATCATCATTTCCATTAAATGTATAATAATAAGTAAAGTCGATAACCTTATAAGCAATGAATAAAATTCCAATAATTGAAATAAGCCTAGATATTTTCTTTTTAGATAAATTCATTAGTTAATTGAGTAAGTTTTAAATGACGCACAACGTTCCGGCTATGAGTAGTTGCGTGGTTTAACACTTAACTTTGCAAGTACACACCAAACTGAAAATCCGCGAGGATTTTCAGAAGTAGGCGAGAACCAGCAATTACTTATAGCCATTGTTGGCAATAGTATTTTATTTTCTACAATTTTCATTCAAAAATTCAACTAACTCATAAACTAGAGTTATGGGATTTTGTTTGTGAAATGTTAAATCTTTTTGATTATCTAATAGTTTCTTAGCTCTTTCGATTGCCTTTTCCTGTGAAGCATTTACGTCAGATTCTAAAAGCGAATAAGTTTTTAAACAAAAATCATATTTCTTACCGTCTTTTTCATAGTTGCAATTCCATAAATTTCCTAAATGTTTGTAATAGAATGTTCTATGATTCTTTTGGTCTGAAAAATAGTAATGTAAATAGAACCAAACTTCAAAACAGTCATTAGAATAAGCTACCCTGTAATTTTTTGCAATACCACTTTCTATTGCATTATCAAAGTCGGAAAATTCTTTTTCTCCTTGCTTGATATCCATATCAAAGACACACCAAACGATGTCATATTTGTCATCACTTTTATTAACTATATTTTCTGTTGCCTCAATTAACTTTAATTTGCTTTGACCTTCAAGATTAACAGTTTTTACTGTTAAAGTTAGTACAGGGAATGATTCAAAATATAAAGTTTCTGTTTGACCTTCAGCAACAATTAGAATTGTTTTACCAATCTCTTTTGTTTCAACTTCATAGATTGAAGGCTTGACTTTTTTCAACCAAGCCTTTTTTCTATCAGTTTTTTTAATAGATTTAGTTTTTCTAGGCATTAGTCTTCGAAATTTAAGATTTTATTAAAATTACCTAAAAAAGGAATAGCACCATATTTCCCTTGAATATAGTCTTTCTCAAACGTTGCATTATTTCTAATGCCCTTAAACTGAACTAAAGAATATAGGTGGCTTGCTCCAAATTTATCTTTTTCAACAAATTCAATTTGGTCTCTTCTCAACAAATCGGATGATAAAAGATTCGTGTCGTGAGTTGTGAAAATTAATTGAGCACCCTTGTTTATTTTTGAATTAAATAATTCAAGTATCTTTTTTGTTAACAATGGATGAAATCTAGCATCAAATTCATCAATAATAATCGTTCTTTGTTCACTTAAAGCTTGGTAAATAAATGGACTTAATTCAAACAATTTTTGAGTACCTTCAGATTCGTGTAAGCTAAATGAAAAACTTTCATCCTCTACAAACTTATTATTTGCATCATATTTTTTTCTAGATGAAATTAAGAGTTTTCTTTTTTTAGATTTATCAAAATCTTTTTTTACATCATTATCTAAATCATCTGGTAAATCGTCTGATGAAATTTCAATTGCATTTAAATCTTCTATTCCAATATCACCATATTTAAGAAAATCCAATATGTATTTCTTCTTTTCTTTATCTTTTAAAGATTCACCTGCATATCTGTACATTCCTTCGTGACCTAAACCACTAATAATGTAAGTCGAAGTTATGCTCTTAACTAATTGTTTTGATAGTTTTGCAAAACCAAAAGTTGCAAGAGTTGAAAGAAATAGTGAATTATTTCGGAAGATTTCATTTTCTTCGGACTCTTCGTCAAATAATAGAGTTTTTAATTTATCCCCTTCAGAAAAATTAGTTTTATCAAGTTCAATAATTTCTTTTCCTTCCCTAATAAAATAGCAGAGTTCTCTTTCCCCTGGTTTACCATAAAGCCATTCAGAGTAAATATTTTCATCGTCTAATTCAAAACCATATCTATATTTAGTGTTTTTATCCCAAAAAATAATTTGAAAAAAACTAGGTTCATTTTCAGTCTCTGTAGAAAGTCTAAATGAATCAATCATATTTAGAACTTTATCATCTTTAACTGAAGTTCTAATGATTCTAGAAAAAGTTACAAGTGCTTTAATAATATTACTTTTTCCACTTGCGTTAGCACCATATATAGCTTTTGATTTTAGAAAAGAAATATTTTCGATATTCTTTCCAATAATAACATTGTTTGTATCAATACTTTCGTGTTTTGATTTTATTTTGGCAGCCGATAAATTCAATGTATTGATGTCCTTGAACGACCTAAAATTCCCAAAGCTAAATTCTTGCAGTTTCATTTTGTTAATTTAATATTTGCAAATATTACGCAAATATACAAATAAGAATTAAGCTTATGAAGTGTTTTTTATATTATTGCCAACGGTCTCGTATAACCGTCAGTTACGGGTTAATATACGCAAACCTTTCGGCTTAGCACAGACTTTAGCAATTCCGAGTGGATTCGGACGAAGTCGAATCCGCCGTAATTGCGGTTATATATTGTTGTATGCAGTTTTTTCATCTTCCTAATATTTCTTGGTCATAGTCATATTCCGCTTCGTTTGGAAAAAATCCATTCAAGTCAGGAAAAATTAACTGTAAATACTTGAATTCCGAATTCTCATAATACTTAAATGAACTCAAAGTGTATTCAGTCAGCTTATCATTTTTCACCTCAATAAAGTAAACAGGAAACCGGTCAATTAAATCGTCAATTTTTTTATTCAGCGGTATTTCGTTGAATTTAAATCTTTCCGCATAATTATTAATTAATGTGTTTGTCAGTCCATTCGGAAGTCCAGAAATGAAAAGTTCAGGAATTCCAAAGTTTTTATAAATTCCAGTTGAGTATCCAAAAGGCGTAAATCCAATTTCCTCCATAACATAGGTTTTGTGAAATCCATATTCCGCAATATTATCATAAACCTTTTTGAAATATTTTTCCTTTTGTTTTTCTGTCATTTACTCGATTCTGAAATTGCATACAACGGAATTGTGTATGATCTCGTTGCGTAGTTAAGCACTAAAGTTAGCAAATAAAATACAGATAGAAAGTCCGCTAGGACTTTCGCAAGTATGCACTAACTAGCAATGAATTATACACGTTGTTACCTGCTGGCTTTATTCAGTTTTTTATCATTTATTTTTTCAACACTATATTTTCCAATTCGTATTAAAATCAGAACGACAGCAACTACTGCTGAAAACCAAGCCGTATTATAAACTCCGAAATAAAATTGGTCGATTGGAATAAGTCCTGAAAATTGTGTTCCTAAAACTATAGACATTAATAATATTCGGATAACAGTTTTAAACCAACTCGGTTTTGTTTGCATTTCATAAAATCCGATTACTAAAACAAATAAGAATAAACTATCTCCGTGAAAAATTCGACTTATCAATCCATCCAATTCAGAGTTAGCTTTTCCCCAAGTAACAAAATCATAATAACTTACAATAGATAAAATCAGTTGTATTATTATGATAATAATTGAAAAAAGTGGTTTATAAAATTTCATTAGCTTAAATTGTTATTTTTCCAATTATCTACTCGTTCAAATATTCGGTTTCCAATTTCCAATCCGTCCATTCCAACTAAATCATCCCAGTCACAAGTCGGCGCAAACCAAATCCATAATTCTGATATATCTATTCGATTACCATATTCAATGTCGTCAATATAATCAACCAAATGAGTGTGAAAGTCTTGAGCAGAGTCAAATTGATTAGAATATCCGCCTTTAAATTCTACTAAAATTTTTTCGGCTTTATGTAAGTCATCGACAAGTTCAAAAAACTCCCACTTTTTCCAATATTCGACTTTGGAAAGTTGTTCGGGTTTCTTTTTGAAAAATCTGTTTATCATTCCAGTAGGATGTTTTTTTAGCTTGCAGGTAACGGTCTCGGCTATGAGTAGTTGCGTGGGTTAGCGTTAAACTTAGCAAGTACACACCAAGCTGAAAATCCGCAAGGATTTTCATAAGTAGGCGAGAACAAGCAATTACTTATAGCCATTGTTGCTAGTAGTTTTTATAAATATTTAATGTTATTCAATTGATTCCCATATTCCATCATACCTTCTATGTCAAAATCAACTATACCGTTTTTATCGACTTTTTCTTTTTTTTGAATCTCTTCGCTTATATCCAAAAGTTGTTTTTGAATATTTAAGGTTTGAGCAGTCGAAACATATGGTAAATTTTCAGGTTTATGCTCTTTATAATAATCTTGACAAAAAAAGAAGGCAGTATTCAAATCCTTTACAGTTAGTTTGTCAATCCAGCTTTTTTCGGTTAAATGAATCAACCAACTCCAAACTAAATGTCCATTATAATCTTGAGTTTCCCAAAACCTACTGTCAGCAATAATATAATCATAACCAACTTTGCCAACTAAAGCATCAGATTCAACTTGCCAAACTCCAAATTTTATTATTGCGATACTTGAGCAGAAATCTTCATAGTCGAATCGATTATTCTTTTTCGTATAATTAACTGCTTTATAATAGTCAGAATGGTCTTCAGTAAAGTTATGCGGAATTTCTCCATTTTGCCAAAGTTCGTATAAATGATGTTTTGCTTCTTGTTCTGTCATATGTTTAAAGATTTACTTCTAAATTTTCATCTAATAGATTCTCTATTTCTGTTCTGATAAATAAATTATTTGTTCTGATTTTTACTCTATCACAAACAACATCTAGTGTTAAATCACTTTGAGTAAAAGGTTGGATAGATAATTCCGCATTCATAGTTCTCAAATAGGCTATGGCAAAAGAATCAAATTCGTTTTCATTTGTCGGTCGAATTATTAATTCTTCTATTGTAGCTCCTCTATATTTTTGTCCTATTAAATGTTCGTTTTTATTTTTTAATTCGGATGCTTCCTTATAAGTCATTTTATTTTATTTTGAGTTGATTGCGAAATTACTGGCAACGTTTAGTATATGAAAAGTAGCGTGTAACAATTCCTATACTTTTCCGACTAAAATAGAGTTATTAAATAAACAATGCAAATAAGATTTGGCACAGATTTAGCTATTTTTTATATACGTTGTTAGCCATAGTTTTTATATTTGCTCGAAATATTATATATTTACTATAATAAATTCTTAGAAATGGAATGTTTATCACATAAATCGAAAATTAAAGATACTTTTTCAAGTGTTAGAGATTTCTCGTATTCTGAAAAGAGAAATCCTATGTCAGAAGATGCAATGAACAATCAACTTTTAGATGCTATACTTGATTTAAAATCTTCTATCAAGAATAAAACTAAAAGAATTTATGAAGTTAATCATAACATTGAAAAACTAACTTGGTTTAATGATTTAGACGAAGAGTGTTTAATGTTAACTAACGACTTAATTTCAGCTGCTAAGGATTTGCGTTCTTCTCTTATCCGACAATATATTTCTTTAGACTTTTTAAGAAAGAAGGGTATTGCAAAAGAAGAAATAAAAGATTTCAAGAATTCTATTGATGAATTAAAGGAAACTTATCAAGATTTAGAATCTGTATTCTTTTATCTTCCAGAAATTCCAGAATTCGTAGAAACTACTAAACAACTTTCTCTTGTTTAATGGATTTATATTGTTTAGAGGACTTTAAAGTTGAGTTTGAGAAATTAAATTCCAAGAAGTCATATAAAACAATTGAAGCCGATTTAATAAATTACTTTTTTGATAAATCTACACAAGAACTTGCGTCTGGGACAAGATTGAATAATAGTGATGATACTCCTTATATAAAAAAGCGTTTAAGAGGTAGCGGTGGATTCCGTTGTTATTATCTTTTAATTATAAAAAACGAAGCACTTTATTTAATGTTTGTTCATCCTAAAACAGGGTCAAAAGGTTCTGAAAATATTACAGATGAATCTAAAGCTTATCTTTATAAAAAAGTTTTAGAATGTATTAAATCAGAA
This DNA window, taken from Winogradskyella sp. PC-19, encodes the following:
- a CDS encoding RtcB family protein, which codes for MELINYSAEPINKLYGWLPRELQAEKVIFFPDACPGKSPLPTGTVVYTKQADWRKFAVSDCGCGMLLAKSEVKRSDFKETDWDKIYHDLKNNKGKLGDLGSGNHFLDALESYDDDFIYFLIHTGSRNESKIVDHLIEKPSEFDKVFLDVCDWAENNRKAIADMVSKYFGKLQIIVDRNHNNFELTDDGVIIRKGAIRINPNELAILPSNLDGDVVLVKSTDKVLETYNSLNHGTGRVMSRSDAKEHSDKYDYVGLRERIYIPEMIKDTSIKTEAPFCYRDLDDCLALIDDLIIIEKRFSPFAYLGQI
- a CDS encoding DUF2927 domain-containing protein, with product MKKKTTLFISLLIIAGIAVYSFVDFEEYEFTEYDTEMVNYFNEVALNTEYDSNPKRIIKWTEPMKLFIIKEKDLSYEVTLVKKTVEKINNLTKDEFHIQLIDDPKKANAFIILRERERLEPLMPDLFENIETEINGIADIGFDTETFHISDARIFIDILQPKESIETTIVEEITQSIGLMNDSEKYSNSVFYQNKLDSIITVEYSKMDKEIIKMLYHPKMKPGLDFKNAKEVIKQILKKQKTFYNNV
- a CDS encoding acyltransferase family protein — protein: MSISKRRHDLDWLRVIAILAVYFHHLGMPFNGDDFHIMNADSSKLLDDIMVYFEQFRLPLLFLISGTGTVLAFSKRNWKHFLKERTGRLLIPLFFGVLFIVPPQTYYQYINEFNSYWQIYTEGRFETNHLWFIENLYVISIIIIPLIIFLKSKKSEGFINWFEKISSYKMGLLLSGLPLIIVTVILKRYYPTGSSSLTNLSETFFYTYFFISGILFASSKMFWENLKNFRLVHLNSFIISTLLFYGYYFIPNTIVEPYLTVSVRWDIWYVLCSLLGWCFVLTILGYGQVYFNKPSLYLKRMNEAIYPFYILHQTVIIICAYYIIQLDLNIPAKFIVLLVISFIIIVVIYRFAIYPFRIMRVLFGMKPRKRPLNKSQLPTTYIKNSGFKV
- a CDS encoding LytR/AlgR family response regulator transcription factor; translated protein: MQIKAYIKQPYPFYYEELKRVFLLLCFLAIASFIFTYLFEPFIVNIEEHKIDNFWIMVIHSVLPIPVAFTYFFLLKKSIKNIENWTLGKEFLHLAVILLFIGFVSFLIRDFIYTNPDNWSFRYLWEEIRNTFLVGILLLMIILPLNLHRLIIKHSNDLKKISVTQQYINDVNATVQIVTPIKEENFELNIQTFLYAKVDSNYLEIFYDYSNTNEKDLKRLTLKEFLDQLKSYPFIFKTHRSYVVNLNAIESVSGNAQGYVLYLKNYSKRTIPVSRSKIEEFNQVHNSLKNQ
- a CDS encoding DUF6090 family protein, giving the protein MIKFFRKIRHKLLNEGRLRKYLIYAIGEILLVMIGILLALQVNNWNEKNKKKEIQLTQLSDLKIEIKSMQEFLKFHTNVLETSIKGNEALLELMRPDATLTISQDSIHRLLAITLNVDLITAERLNLETQVDFEPIQKQKYGQLINNLINWKHFAGRISADYSLMEANREEDLENALIKSGIPSWWIFFDKPNEVKFPVDYELLIRNNEIYAVLINRYKRSQFLINDLKGGLTQLDEMLSEIK
- a CDS encoding RloB family protein → MPRKTKSIKKTDRKKAWLKKVKPSIYEVETKEIGKTILIVAEGQTETLYFESFPVLTLTVKTVNLEGQSKLKLIEATENIVNKSDDKYDIVWCVFDMDIKQGEKEFSDFDNAIESGIAKNYRVAYSNDCFEVWFYLHYYFSDQKNHRTFYYKHLGNLWNCNYEKDGKKYDFCLKTYSLLESDVNASQEKAIERAKKLLDNQKDLTFHKQNPITLVYELVEFLNENCRK
- a CDS encoding AAA family ATPase: MKLQEFSFGNFRSFKDINTLNLSAAKIKSKHESIDTNNVIIGKNIENISFLKSKAIYGANASGKSNIIKALVTFSRIIRTSVKDDKVLNMIDSFRLSTETENEPSFFQIIFWDKNTKYRYGFELDDENIYSEWLYGKPGERELCYFIREGKEIIELDKTNFSEGDKLKTLLFDEESEENEIFRNNSLFLSTLATFGFAKLSKQLVKSITSTYIISGLGHEGMYRYAGESLKDKEKKKYILDFLKYGDIGIEDLNAIEISSDDLPDDLDNDVKKDFDKSKKRKLLISSRKKYDANNKFVEDESFSFSLHESEGTQKLFELSPFIYQALSEQRTIIIDEFDARFHPLLTKKILELFNSKINKGAQLIFTTHDTNLLSSDLLRRDQIEFVEKDKFGASHLYSLVQFKGIRNNATFEKDYIQGKYGAIPFLGNFNKILNFED
- a CDS encoding DUF4262 domain-containing protein encodes the protein MTEKQKEKYFKKVYDNIAEYGFHKTYVMEEIGFTPFGYSTGIYKNFGIPELFISGLPNGLTNTLINNYAERFKFNEIPLNKKIDDLIDRFPVYFIEVKNDKLTEYTLSSFKYYENSEFKYLQLIFPDLNGFFPNEAEYDYDQEILGR